One genomic segment of Blastopirellula marina includes these proteins:
- a CDS encoding M48 family metalloprotease translates to MLSDFLTSLPIAYVPWDWSSLLWLSLLMIPVAAVIAYPLLAKSLFSLSKLSRLQKRKLQRAMPSLDDQFAEKFRVWETGDRVCNAAVLGCIPGFSFVLVSDALLHRLSPRYAAAIVAHEVGHLRLWHVPIRLSIVFAGGILGMTLVHMVEHLTQWQMLTQSVVILGTIAYMTLMLHFVSPLLEFQADAFAVDFLGKDERGRRRSARVLIRALSQLTLLSGIAPNQKTWLYPSFEQRRRMILGLQYSTRLQKSLRWFIAAVFLSQLTLVICCLLLLIG, encoded by the coding sequence TTGCTATCCGATTTCCTCACCTCACTTCCGATTGCCTACGTCCCATGGGACTGGAGCTCATTGCTGTGGCTCTCGTTGCTGATGATTCCAGTGGCGGCAGTGATTGCGTACCCACTTTTGGCCAAATCGCTTTTTTCCCTCAGTAAGCTTTCGCGTCTACAGAAACGCAAGCTACAGCGAGCGATGCCAAGTCTCGACGACCAGTTCGCGGAAAAGTTTCGTGTGTGGGAAACCGGCGATCGTGTTTGCAACGCGGCCGTCTTGGGATGCATACCAGGCTTCTCGTTCGTACTGGTGAGCGATGCCCTGCTCCACCGCCTGTCCCCTCGGTATGCCGCTGCGATTGTCGCGCACGAGGTGGGGCATCTTCGCCTGTGGCATGTCCCCATACGGTTGAGCATTGTATTTGCCGGTGGCATCCTGGGCATGACACTGGTACACATGGTCGAGCACTTAACTCAGTGGCAGATGCTCACGCAAAGCGTTGTCATCCTGGGCACGATTGCCTACATGACGTTGATGCTCCATTTCGTATCCCCACTTCTCGAGTTTCAAGCAGACGCATTTGCGGTCGATTTTCTCGGCAAAGACGAGCGCGGCCGGCGACGTAGCGCTCGAGTGCTGATCCGAGCCTTATCCCAACTGACCCTCTTATCTGGGATCGCCCCGAACCAGAAAACCTGGCTCTATCCAAGCTTCGAACAACGCCGCCGAATGATTCTTGGCCTGCAGTACTCCACGCGTCTGCAAAAGTCACTGCGATGGTTCATTGCCGCCGTATTTCTTAGCCAGCTTACTCTGGTTATCTGCTGCTTACTCCTTCTGATCGGTTAG
- the serA gene encoding phosphoglycerate dehydrogenase has protein sequence MPKVIVLDTLAQEGLDLLDQAPGIEYEVRTGLKGEELRSALNEFDGAICRSGVKITAESLEGNTNMKVIARAGVGTDNIDSKAAARHGIVVMNTPTGNTISTAEHAFCLMMALSRNVPAANQSLVEGRWDRKKYMGTQLADKTLGVVGLGRIGMEVAKRALAFEMRVIAYDPFVSPERAAELGIELSETVPGMLPHIDYLTVHTPLTPETKDMINAESIKTLKPGARLINCARGGIYNEEALVEGLKSGHLGGVALDVYAEEPCTDSPLFGMENVVATPHLGASTEEAQTQVAVEAVQLVVNYLTTGEIRHAVNVAPLDPKTLESIRGYLDVAYRLGLIAAQVHSGGVKSVKLTYRGEVSGKNTKLLTASFCAGFLAKALEDEPNIINSEMLLLDRGVDLSTETSTELGSFSSSITATIEEGGKSHQVGGTLFGSNMPRLILLDGQRLEAYLDGTLFIFAHNDVPGIIGKVGTIFGNHKVNIAQMAVGRSSTNPGSAVGVLNLDGLPSEEAVKEVMTSDNITSCKVIELPAAGEMPTWMR, from the coding sequence GGGCGATCTGCCGCAGCGGCGTGAAGATCACTGCCGAGTCTCTCGAAGGCAACACCAACATGAAGGTGATTGCTCGAGCCGGCGTCGGCACCGATAACATCGACTCCAAAGCGGCAGCTCGGCATGGCATCGTGGTGATGAACACCCCCACGGGCAACACCATCAGCACGGCCGAACATGCGTTCTGCTTGATGATGGCTCTTTCGCGAAACGTGCCTGCTGCCAATCAAAGCCTGGTGGAAGGTCGCTGGGATCGCAAGAAGTACATGGGTACGCAGCTGGCCGACAAGACACTCGGCGTGGTCGGACTCGGCCGCATCGGGATGGAAGTCGCCAAGCGTGCGTTGGCGTTCGAGATGCGAGTGATCGCCTACGATCCCTTCGTCAGCCCCGAACGTGCCGCGGAACTGGGTATCGAGCTTTCCGAAACCGTCCCCGGCATGCTTCCGCACATCGATTACCTGACGGTGCACACCCCGCTAACCCCTGAAACCAAGGATATGATCAACGCCGAGTCGATCAAGACCTTGAAGCCAGGTGCTCGTTTGATCAACTGTGCTCGCGGTGGAATCTACAATGAAGAAGCCCTAGTCGAAGGTCTGAAGTCAGGGCACCTCGGCGGTGTCGCTTTGGATGTTTATGCCGAAGAGCCTTGCACCGACAGCCCCTTGTTCGGCATGGAAAATGTCGTCGCTACGCCGCACTTGGGTGCGAGCACTGAAGAGGCTCAAACGCAAGTTGCCGTCGAAGCAGTCCAGTTGGTGGTCAATTACCTGACGACCGGCGAGATCCGTCACGCCGTCAATGTGGCTCCGCTCGATCCGAAGACCCTGGAAAGCATTCGCGGCTATCTGGACGTGGCCTATCGCTTGGGCCTGATTGCCGCCCAGGTTCATTCCGGTGGCGTGAAGTCGGTCAAGCTGACCTATCGTGGCGAAGTGAGCGGCAAGAACACCAAGCTGCTAACCGCTTCGTTCTGTGCCGGCTTCCTGGCCAAGGCCCTCGAAGACGAACCGAACATCATCAATTCCGAGATGCTGCTGCTGGACCGCGGCGTTGACCTCTCGACCGAAACGAGCACCGAACTAGGCAGTTTCTCGAGCAGCATCACGGCAACGATCGAAGAAGGTGGCAAGTCGCACCAGGTCGGCGGTACGCTGTTCGGCAGCAACATGCCTCGCTTGATCTTGCTGGATGGGCAGCGGTTGGAAGCCTATCTCGACGGTACCTTGTTCATCTTCGCTCACAACGATGTCCCCGGCATTATCGGCAAGGTGGGAACGATCTTCGGCAACCACAAGGTCAATATCGCCCAGATGGCCGTCGGTCGATCGAGCACCAACCCAGGCAGCGCCGTGGGCGTTCTGAACCTGGACGGTCTGCCGAGCGAAGAAGCTGTCAAGGAAGTCATGACCAGCGACAACATCACTTCCTGCAAAGTGATCGAACTGCCGGCCGCTGGCGAGATGCCCACCTGGATGCGATAA